From a region of the Lentimicrobiaceae bacterium genome:
- a CDS encoding DUF3667 domain-containing protein produces the protein MENEIKENICPNCNESMGAKDRFCSHCGQKWLNEKDFSVKKFFVESVGDFFHFDSKFVHTIVPLLFKPGLLTKEYLEGKRQRFFHPFKMFLFISVVYFFVAGMLSEKKDSEFEPTVTNKNTGIQEGKSPNTFQITTNNPSLQKLNSMNPDTLREKVKKEGIDKFIKKEFPDASRIRQFTAKQYIKINLSGPELFIEELNHVISKMVFLIIPFFAGLLKIFYIRRKTNYFNHLIFSFNFHSFIFMLFLIREFFSPITEISFLLILPIISVYLYLALKKVYSQSLGKTFIKIFLLHLGYLFVLLVFLIIVIGYSVIVF, from the coding sequence ATGGAAAACGAGATAAAGGAAAACATATGTCCCAATTGCAATGAATCAATGGGGGCGAAGGATCGTTTTTGTTCCCATTGCGGACAGAAGTGGCTCAATGAGAAAGATTTTTCGGTGAAGAAATTTTTTGTGGAATCGGTTGGCGACTTCTTTCATTTCGATTCAAAATTTGTACATACCATCGTTCCATTATTGTTTAAACCGGGACTTCTTACCAAGGAATATCTGGAAGGCAAACGGCAGCGGTTTTTCCATCCCTTTAAAATGTTCTTGTTTATCAGTGTAGTTTATTTTTTTGTTGCAGGAATGTTGTCTGAAAAAAAAGATTCGGAATTTGAGCCAACGGTTACGAATAAAAATACCGGAATTCAAGAAGGTAAATCGCCAAATACTTTCCAAATTACAACCAATAATCCTTCTCTTCAGAAACTGAATTCGATGAATCCGGATACTTTACGTGAAAAAGTAAAAAAAGAAGGCATTGATAAGTTTATCAAAAAAGAATTTCCGGATGCAAGCAGGATACGTCAGTTTACTGCAAAACAATATATTAAAATTAATTTATCTGGACCAGAATTATTTATAGAAGAGTTGAACCATGTCATTTCTAAAATGGTCTTTCTGATCATTCCCTTTTTTGCCGGTTTGTTAAAGATTTTTTATATCCGGCGAAAAACAAATTATTTCAACCATCTAATTTTCTCTTTTAATTTTCATAGCTTTATTTTTATGCTTTTTCTGATTAGGGAATTTTTTTCGCCGATAACGGAAATTTCTTTCCTGCTTATTTTACCTATTATATCTGTTTACCTTTACCTTGCATTAAAAAAAGTTTACTCTCAAAGCCTGGGAAAGACATTTATTAAAATATTTTTATTACATCTTGGCTATCTTTTCGTTCTATTGGTGTTTCTTATAATTGTTATAGGCTATTCTGTTATAGTATTTTAG
- a CDS encoding cytochrome ubiquinol oxidase subunit I, translating into MTELIDPSLVEWSRGQFALTAMYHWLFVPLTLGISFIIAIMETIYVRTGNPEWKKITKFWMTLFGINFAIGIATGIILEFEFGTNWSNYSWFVGDIFGAPLAIEGIMAFFIESTFIAVMFFGWQKVSPKFHLMSTWLVAVGANLSALWILVANAWMQLPVGMHFNPDTARNEMLNFGDVLFSPMAVHKFLHTVTSSYLLSSVFVVGVSSWFLLRKRHQLFARRSILIASVFGLIMSIYTIVSGDSSAKTIAKHQPMKFAAFEGLYKGQEGAGLVAIGLMSESKIDPTNKNMKDFAFKIEIPNFLSYLAFGDLNAYVPGINDLLNGNSERGIISATEKMEKGKLAINALAGYKKAMKVNNVVAADSCKKVLEANYKYFGYGYFTQVNDLVPSIPLTFYSFHLMVGIGFFFVLLFLIFLYKLYRNTLDTSKSWLRMAVISIPLAYIASQAGWITAEMGRQPWVIQDLMPTLSAISQIDAMSVKITFWLFAVVFTALMIAEIKILSHQIKIGPKE; encoded by the coding sequence ATGACAGAATTGATTGACCCATCATTAGTGGAATGGTCGCGGGGGCAATTTGCACTTACTGCCATGTATCACTGGTTATTTGTACCTCTCACGCTTGGTATTTCATTCATCATCGCTATCATGGAGACGATATATGTACGAACCGGCAATCCTGAATGGAAAAAAATTACCAAATTTTGGATGACTCTTTTCGGTATCAATTTTGCCATAGGTATAGCTACCGGAATCATTCTTGAATTTGAATTTGGCACCAATTGGTCGAATTATTCTTGGTTTGTGGGGGATATATTTGGCGCACCGCTTGCCATAGAAGGCATTATGGCATTTTTTATCGAGTCTACATTTATAGCGGTTATGTTTTTCGGTTGGCAAAAGGTATCTCCGAAATTTCATCTGATGTCAACCTGGCTGGTAGCCGTAGGTGCTAATTTATCTGCCTTATGGATACTCGTTGCCAATGCATGGATGCAATTGCCGGTAGGTATGCATTTTAATCCAGATACCGCCCGCAATGAAATGTTAAATTTTGGGGATGTGCTTTTTTCGCCTATGGCGGTGCATAAATTTTTACATACCGTAACTTCCTCTTATTTGCTTTCGTCGGTATTTGTTGTTGGGGTAAGCTCTTGGTTCCTGCTTCGGAAGCGGCATCAGTTGTTCGCACGTCGCAGCATTTTGATAGCTTCTGTTTTTGGATTGATTATGTCCATTTACACAATTGTCTCAGGCGATAGTTCTGCCAAAACTATAGCCAAACATCAGCCAATGAAATTTGCTGCTTTCGAAGGATTATACAAAGGGCAGGAGGGAGCCGGACTGGTAGCCATAGGCTTAATGTCTGAATCGAAAATTGATCCCACAAACAAAAATATGAAAGATTTTGCCTTTAAAATAGAAATTCCAAATTTTCTTTCCTATCTGGCATTCGGAGATTTAAATGCATATGTTCCCGGGATCAACGATTTACTGAATGGCAACAGCGAAAGGGGGATTATTTCGGCAACAGAAAAAATGGAAAAGGGAAAACTGGCTATAAATGCCCTTGCAGGGTATAAAAAAGCTATGAAAGTCAATAATGTTGTTGCGGCTGACAGTTGTAAAAAAGTTCTGGAAGCTAATTACAAGTATTTTGGTTACGGCTATTTTACGCAAGTAAATGATCTTGTACCAAGTATCCCGCTGACATTTTACAGTTTTCATCTAATGGTCGGAATCGGCTTCTTTTTTGTACTGTTATTCCTGATTTTTTTGTACAAATTATACAGAAATACTCTCGATACTTCCAAAAGCTGGCTCAGAATGGCTGTAATTAGCATCCCGCTGGCTTACATTGCCTCACAGGCAGGGTGGATTACAGCCGAAATGGGGCGGCAACCCTGGGTGATACAGGATTTGATGCCGACTCTTTCGGCAATTTCGCAAATAGACGCCATGTCGGTTAAAATTACTTTCTGGTTGTTTGCGGTTGTTTTCACAGCTTTGATGATAGCAGAAATCAAAATTTTATCTCATCAAATCAAAATAGGACCTAAAGAATAG
- the cydB gene encoding cytochrome d ubiquinol oxidase subunit II, producing MFETLSLLALQQYWWVIISFLAGILVFLMFVQGGGTLIYILGKNENERTLLVNSLGRKWEFTFTTLVTFGGAFFASFPLFYATSFGGAYWVWMLILFSFVIQAISYEYRTKPHNFLGQKTYETFLFINGLLGTILIGTAVSTFFTGSQFSVNELNQSRWETPLHGIEAAFNFQNLLLGLAIFFLARMLGLQYFMNNIKNKAIYLRVHRQLAYAIVPFLVFFLLFIGLLFTQKGFAYQADTREVVMEPYKYLHNLLEMPIVSLLFLGGVAFVLVSVYLSFFKKSTSSIWYSSIGTILTVFSLFLIAGFNNTAFYPSTFDLQDSLTIENASSSHYTLTVMAYVSLLVPFVLAYIYWAWKSINKKPIDLAELDEEEHLY from the coding sequence ATGTTTGAAACTTTATCATTATTAGCTTTGCAGCAGTACTGGTGGGTAATCATCTCATTTTTAGCTGGCATTCTTGTTTTTCTAATGTTTGTGCAGGGTGGAGGTACCCTTATCTATATTTTGGGGAAAAATGAAAATGAGCGTACTCTTCTGGTAAATTCTTTGGGAAGAAAATGGGAATTTACCTTTACCACCCTTGTTACTTTTGGAGGTGCTTTTTTTGCTTCCTTTCCTTTGTTTTATGCAACAAGTTTTGGCGGAGCTTATTGGGTGTGGATGCTTATTCTTTTCAGTTTTGTAATCCAGGCGATATCCTATGAATACCGCACAAAACCACATAATTTTTTGGGGCAGAAAACCTATGAAACTTTTCTGTTTATTAACGGATTATTGGGAACCATCCTTATCGGAACTGCCGTATCCACTTTTTTCACCGGTTCACAATTTTCGGTAAACGAACTCAACCAGTCGCGTTGGGAAACTCCACTTCACGGAATAGAAGCGGCTTTCAATTTTCAGAATCTTTTGCTGGGACTTGCCATCTTTTTTTTGGCACGTATGCTTGGACTTCAGTATTTTATGAACAATATAAAAAACAAAGCAATTTATTTGCGAGTGCACCGGCAACTGGCTTATGCCATTGTTCCGTTTCTGGTTTTTTTCCTTTTGTTTATTGGATTGTTGTTTACCCAAAAAGGTTTTGCTTACCAGGCAGACACGCGTGAAGTGGTAATGGAACCCTACAAATATCTTCATAACTTATTGGAAATGCCGATTGTATCGCTTCTGTTTTTGGGAGGAGTAGCGTTTGTACTGGTGTCGGTATATTTGTCATTTTTTAAAAAGTCTACTTCCAGCATCTGGTATTCAAGCATAGGAACCATCCTTACGGTGTTTTCGCTTTTCCTGATAGCAGGGTTCAATAACACTGCTTTTTATCCTTCTACATTTGACTTACAGGATTCGTTAACCATTGAAAATGCTTCCTCGAGTCATTATACCCTTACTGTAATGGCTTACGTGTCGTTGCTTGTGCCATTTGTACTTGCTTATATTTACTGGGCATGGAAATCCATCAATAAAAAACCCATTGACCTTGCCGAGTTGGATGAAGAAGAACACTTGTATTAA
- a CDS encoding DUF4492 domain-containing protein, translating into MNFFKKIFYFYYDGFRSMTVGRKLWLIIFIKLFVMFVVLKLFFFKDFLKTKFDNDAQRSEYVIEQLTKTQ; encoded by the coding sequence ATGAATTTTTTTAAAAAAATATTTTACTTTTATTACGATGGTTTTCGCAGCATGACCGTTGGGAGAAAGCTGTGGTTAATTATATTCATTAAGCTTTTTGTCATGTTTGTAGTATTAAAATTATTTTTCTTTAAGGATTTTCTTAAAACAAAATTTGACAATGATGCCCAGAGAAGCGAATACGTAATTGAACAACTCACCAAAACACAATAA